One window from the genome of Mycobacteriales bacterium encodes:
- a CDS encoding CDP-alcohol phosphatidyltransferase family protein, with protein sequence MTGLFSRGLFSRSGWGRVFAPLVRWLVKHGVTANTVTVIGTLGAMIGALGFFTRGDFFVGTLIIWGFTMLDSVDGAVARARGGATVFGAVLDSSLDRVVDAAVFGALLWWFAGPGDSRGLVLACLLCLVFGSVVSYIKARAEGAGLTCNVGLIERPQRLTTALAGTGLDGLGVPYVQAIALWALVVLSAVTAGQRLVEVRRQARAATPGPA encoded by the coding sequence ATGACCGGTCTCTTCTCCCGCGGCCTGTTCTCCCGCAGCGGCTGGGGACGGGTGTTCGCGCCGCTGGTGCGCTGGCTCGTCAAGCACGGGGTCACCGCGAACACCGTGACGGTCATCGGCACGCTCGGCGCGATGATCGGCGCGCTGGGCTTCTTCACCCGCGGCGACTTCTTCGTCGGCACGCTGATCATCTGGGGCTTCACGATGCTCGACAGCGTCGACGGCGCGGTCGCGCGGGCCCGGGGCGGCGCGACCGTGTTCGGCGCCGTGCTCGACTCCAGCCTGGACCGGGTCGTGGACGCGGCCGTCTTCGGTGCGCTGCTGTGGTGGTTCGCCGGGCCGGGGGACTCCCGGGGGCTGGTGCTGGCCTGCCTGCTCTGCCTGGTGTTCGGCTCGGTGGTCAGCTACATCAAGGCCCGGGCCGAGGGCGCCGGGCTGACCTGCAACGTCGGGCTGATCGAACGGCCGCAGCGGCTGACCACCGCGCTGGCCGGCACCGGCCTGGACGGCCTCGGCGTGCCGTACGTGCAGGCGATCGCGCTGTGGGCGCTGGTCGTGCTGTCCGCGGTCACCGCCGGGCAGCGGCTGGTCGAGGTCCGCCGGCAGGCCCGGGCGGCGACCCCGGGCCCCGCGTGA
- a CDS encoding phosphatidylinositol mannoside acyltransferase codes for MSLRERAVDAGFAAGWAAVRALPHPVAAFSFAAAGTLAARRDTRGVRRLRSNLARVVGPDADLDPLVEKAMRSYARYWRETFRLSRITPRTVWENTDAIGTDVLDKALTSGRGVLLTLPHSGNWESAGVWLLEHGVPFSTVAERLKPESLYERFVAYREGLGMEVLPLTGGARPPADVLKDRLKAGRVVCLLGDRDLTARGIDVDFFGATARMPAGPALLAATTGAALLPAGLWFTEDGWGIKIHPEVPVVEGVRLRDKVTTATQEVADRFAADIALRPYDWHMLQRLWLDDLPADPAREPGG; via the coding sequence GTGAGCCTGCGGGAACGGGCGGTGGACGCCGGTTTCGCGGCCGGCTGGGCCGCCGTCCGCGCGCTGCCGCACCCGGTGGCCGCGTTCTCCTTCGCCGCCGCCGGCACGCTGGCCGCCCGCCGCGACACCCGGGGCGTCCGGCGGCTGCGGTCCAACCTGGCCCGGGTCGTCGGCCCCGACGCCGACCTGGACCCGCTCGTCGAGAAGGCCATGCGCTCGTACGCGCGGTACTGGCGGGAGACCTTCCGGCTGTCCCGGATCACCCCCCGTACGGTCTGGGAGAACACCGACGCCATCGGCACGGACGTCCTGGACAAGGCGCTGACCAGCGGCCGCGGCGTGCTCCTGACCCTGCCGCACTCCGGTAACTGGGAGTCCGCCGGGGTCTGGCTGCTCGAGCACGGCGTCCCGTTCAGCACCGTCGCCGAGCGCCTCAAGCCCGAGTCCCTGTACGAGCGGTTCGTCGCCTACCGCGAGGGCCTCGGCATGGAGGTGCTGCCGCTGACCGGCGGCGCGCGCCCGCCCGCCGACGTGCTCAAGGACCGGCTGAAGGCCGGCCGGGTGGTCTGCCTGCTCGGCGACCGCGACCTCACCGCCCGCGGCATCGACGTGGACTTCTTCGGCGCGACCGCGCGGATGCCGGCCGGGCCGGCGCTGCTGGCCGCGACCACCGGGGCCGCGCTGCTGCCGGCCGGGCTCTGGTTCACCGAGGACGGCTGGGGGATCAAGATCCACCCCGAGGTGCCGGTCGTGGAGGGCGTCCGGCTGCGGGACAAGGTCACCACCGCGACCCAGGAGGTCGCGGACCGCTTCGCCGCCGACATCGCGCTGCGCCCGTACGACTGGCACATGCTGCAACGGCTCTGGCTCGACGACCTCCCGGCCGATCCGGCCCGCGAACCGGGCGGGTGA
- a CDS encoding glycosyltransferase family 4 protein — translation MRVGLVCPYSWDIPGGVQAHVRDLAEALIALGHHVSVLAPADDDLPLPPYVVGAGRAVPIRYNGSVARVQMGPVSAARVRRWLRDGRFDVLHIHEPIAPSLSFLALVLARGPIVATFHTSTARSRSLSAAGGVVQPFLEKISGRIAVSAAARQVQVEHLGGDAVEIPNGVAIAHYAGAPPLPGYPREGGTVGYIGRYDEPRKGLPVLLEGLAALAPRRPGLRLLVAGRGDAEDLLKELPPPLAGRVDLLGQVSEADKARMLRSVDVYCAPNLGGESFGIILLEAMAAGAPILASDLEPFKRVLDDGRAGTMFRTGDATALATALDRLLDDPGRRARLVAVGTEVVAAYDWPVVARYIVTVYETVIAEKPVPVTPDTSATPGLVGE, via the coding sequence ATGCGCGTCGGCCTGGTCTGCCCGTACTCCTGGGACATCCCCGGGGGAGTGCAGGCGCACGTGCGGGACCTGGCCGAGGCGCTGATCGCCCTCGGGCACCACGTCTCCGTCCTGGCGCCGGCCGACGACGACCTCCCGCTCCCGCCGTACGTGGTCGGGGCCGGGCGGGCGGTCCCGATCCGCTACAACGGCTCGGTGGCCCGGGTCCAGATGGGACCGGTGTCGGCCGCCCGGGTGCGGCGCTGGCTGCGGGACGGGCGGTTCGACGTGCTGCACATCCACGAGCCGATCGCGCCGAGCCTCTCGTTCCTGGCGCTGGTGCTGGCCCGCGGGCCGATCGTGGCGACCTTCCACACCTCGACCGCCCGGTCCCGGTCGCTGTCGGCCGCGGGCGGCGTCGTGCAGCCGTTCCTGGAGAAGATCAGCGGCCGCATCGCGGTGTCCGCGGCGGCCCGGCAGGTGCAGGTCGAGCACCTCGGCGGGGACGCGGTCGAGATCCCGAACGGGGTGGCGATCGCGCACTACGCGGGCGCGCCGCCGCTGCCCGGCTACCCGCGCGAGGGCGGCACCGTCGGCTACATCGGCCGGTACGACGAGCCCCGCAAGGGCCTGCCGGTGCTGCTGGAGGGGCTGGCCGCGCTCGCCCCGCGGCGGCCCGGGCTGCGGCTGCTGGTCGCCGGCCGGGGCGACGCCGAGGACCTGCTGAAGGAGCTGCCGCCGCCGCTGGCCGGCCGGGTCGACCTGCTCGGACAGGTCAGCGAGGCCGACAAGGCCCGGATGCTGCGCTCGGTCGACGTCTACTGCGCGCCCAATCTCGGCGGCGAGAGCTTCGGGATCATCCTGCTGGAGGCGATGGCCGCGGGCGCGCCGATCCTGGCCAGCGACCTGGAGCCGTTCAAGCGGGTGCTCGACGACGGCCGGGCCGGCACGATGTTCCGCACCGGCGACGCGACCGCGCTGGCCACCGCGCTGGACCGGCTGCTGGACGACCCGGGCCGGCGGGCCCGGCTGGTCGCCGTCGGCACCGAGGTCGTGGCCGCGTACGACTGGCCGGTGGTCGCCCGCTACATCGTGACCGTGTACGAGACGGTGATCGCGGAGAAGCCCGTACCGGTGACTCCCGACACGTCCGCCACCCCCGGTCTCGTCGGAGAGTGA
- a CDS encoding DUF3048 domain-containing protein has product MRRVCLVLIAVALAAGCSSGAPAAVPSPTPSRTPSPTPAPTTPVPKPAPKPVAPAVNPLTGVGAVPRRPVIAVKIDDTADGRPQLGLEYADLVYVEQVEAGVTRLVAVFAGRQPAVVGPVRSVRNSDPELLAAYGRPALAYSGGAGAPVARLRHSTVVDAGPQRQGGVYRRLGSRVAPYNLVVNTAALAARLHGVSGPHDIGLRWAHTDPRLARARKVGAVSVTVGKTRVDFRWDAPTRRWLLLNRDGTLRRAASGRPISTPNLVVPVSRARIDPTDVDVLGTPSVYTSTVGTGRLLVFRDGRVLTGSWARARPAGRTSYLDADRKPITLDPGGAWVLLAATGAPVSYR; this is encoded by the coding sequence GTGCGACGGGTCTGTCTGGTTCTCATCGCGGTGGCGCTGGCCGCCGGCTGCTCGTCCGGCGCCCCGGCGGCGGTCCCGTCGCCGACCCCGAGCCGCACCCCCTCGCCGACGCCGGCCCCGACGACCCCGGTGCCGAAGCCCGCGCCGAAGCCGGTCGCGCCCGCGGTCAACCCGCTGACCGGCGTCGGCGCCGTCCCGAGGCGGCCGGTCATCGCGGTCAAGATCGACGACACCGCTGACGGCCGGCCCCAGCTCGGCCTGGAGTACGCCGACCTCGTCTACGTCGAGCAGGTCGAGGCCGGCGTGACCCGGCTGGTCGCGGTGTTCGCCGGCCGTCAGCCCGCGGTGGTCGGCCCGGTCCGGTCGGTGCGCAACTCCGACCCCGAGCTGCTGGCCGCGTACGGCCGGCCCGCGCTGGCGTACTCCGGCGGCGCCGGGGCCCCGGTGGCCCGGCTGCGGCACTCGACCGTGGTCGACGCCGGGCCGCAGCGGCAGGGCGGGGTCTACCGGCGGCTCGGCAGCCGGGTGGCGCCGTACAACCTGGTGGTGAACACGGCGGCGCTCGCGGCCCGGCTGCACGGCGTCTCCGGGCCGCACGACATCGGGCTGCGCTGGGCCCACACCGACCCGCGGCTGGCCAGGGCCCGCAAGGTCGGCGCGGTGTCGGTCACCGTCGGCAAGACCCGGGTCGACTTCCGCTGGGACGCCCCGACCCGCCGCTGGCTGCTGCTCAACCGGGACGGCACCCTCCGGCGGGCCGCGTCCGGCCGGCCGATCTCGACGCCGAACCTGGTCGTACCGGTCAGCCGGGCCCGCATCGACCCGACCGACGTCGACGTGCTCGGCACCCCGTCGGTCTACACGTCCACGGTCGGGACCGGCCGGCTGCTGGTGTTCCGGGACGGCCGGGTGCTGACCGGCAGCTGGGCCCGGGCCCGCCCGGCCGGCCGGACCTCCTACCTGGACGCGGACCGCAAACCGATCACGCTCGACCCCGGCGGGGCCTGGGTCCTGCTGGCCGCGACCGGCGCGCCGGTGTCGTACCGCTGA
- the pdxS gene encoding pyridoxal 5'-phosphate synthase lyase subunit PdxS has product MSEYSDAPVTATPRTGTARVKRGMAEMLKGGVIMDVVTPEQAKIAEDAGAVAVMALERVPADIRAQGGVARMSDPDMVEGIIDTVSIPVMAKARIGHFVEAQVLQSLGVDYVDESEVLTPADEAYHIDKWAFTVPFVCGATDLGEALRRISEGAAMIRSKGEAGTGNVVEATRHMRSIRAGIRALSGMSPEELYGAAKELRAPYELVADVAAAGRLPVVLFTAGGIATPADAAMMMQLGAEGVFVGSGIFKSGDPARRAEAIVKATTFHDDPDVIAKVSRGLGEPMVGIGLDELKPEQRYAGRGW; this is encoded by the coding sequence ATGTCCGAGTACTCCGACGCCCCCGTCACCGCCACCCCCAGGACCGGCACCGCGCGCGTCAAGCGCGGCATGGCCGAGATGCTCAAGGGCGGTGTGATCATGGACGTGGTCACGCCCGAGCAGGCGAAGATCGCCGAGGACGCGGGCGCGGTCGCGGTGATGGCCCTGGAGCGGGTGCCGGCCGACATCCGCGCGCAGGGCGGCGTCGCCCGCATGTCCGACCCGGACATGGTCGAGGGCATCATCGACACGGTCTCGATCCCGGTCATGGCCAAGGCCCGGATCGGGCACTTCGTCGAGGCCCAGGTGCTGCAGTCGCTCGGCGTCGACTACGTGGACGAGTCCGAGGTGCTCACCCCGGCCGACGAGGCGTACCACATCGACAAGTGGGCGTTCACGGTCCCGTTCGTCTGCGGTGCGACCGACCTGGGGGAGGCGCTGCGGCGGATCTCCGAGGGCGCGGCGATGATCCGCTCCAAGGGCGAGGCCGGCACCGGCAACGTGGTCGAGGCGACCCGGCACATGCGCTCGATCCGGGCCGGCATCCGGGCGCTGTCCGGCATGTCCCCCGAGGAGCTGTACGGCGCGGCCAAGGAGCTGCGCGCGCCGTACGAGCTGGTCGCCGACGTGGCCGCGGCGGGCAGGCTGCCGGTCGTGCTGTTCACCGCCGGCGGCATCGCGACCCCGGCCGACGCGGCGATGATGATGCAGCTCGGCGCCGAGGGCGTGTTCGTCGGCTCCGGCATCTTCAAGTCCGGCGACCCGGCCCGCCGCGCCGAGGCGATCGTCAAGGCGACCACGTTCCACGACGACCCCGACGTGATCGCGAAGGTCTCCCGCGGGCTCGGCGAGCCGATGGTCGGGATCGGGCTGGACGAGCTCAAGCCCGAGCAGCGCTACGCCGGCCGCGGCTGGTGA
- the pdxT gene encoding pyridoxal 5'-phosphate synthase glutaminase subunit PdxT translates to MRIGVLALQGDVREHLRALSDSGASAITVRRATELESVDGLVIPGGESTTIIKLAVAFDLLEPLRKRIAGGMPAYGSCAGMILLADRVLDGVEGQQTLGGLDVTVRRNAFGRQVDSFEESIPLTGVPGGPFHAVFIRAPWVESVGPDVEVLGSAVGAADKGPTGRGLSAGRIVAVRQGGLLATSFHPELAGDARLHALFVEIVKEQVL, encoded by the coding sequence GTGAGGATCGGGGTCCTCGCCCTCCAGGGTGACGTGCGCGAACACCTGCGGGCGCTCTCGGACTCCGGCGCTTCGGCCATCACGGTCCGGCGGGCCACCGAGCTGGAGTCGGTCGACGGGCTGGTGATCCCGGGCGGCGAGTCGACCACGATCATCAAGCTCGCCGTCGCCTTCGACCTGCTCGAACCGCTGCGCAAGCGGATCGCCGGCGGCATGCCCGCGTACGGGTCGTGCGCCGGGATGATCCTGCTGGCCGACCGCGTTCTCGACGGCGTGGAGGGTCAGCAGACCCTCGGCGGGCTGGACGTGACCGTCCGGCGCAACGCCTTCGGTCGGCAGGTCGACTCGTTCGAGGAGTCCATCCCGCTCACCGGCGTGCCGGGCGGGCCGTTCCACGCGGTGTTCATCCGCGCGCCCTGGGTCGAGTCGGTCGGTCCGGACGTCGAGGTGCTGGGGAGCGCCGTCGGCGCCGCCGACAAGGGGCCGACAGGGCGCGGGCTTTCCGCCGGTAGGATCGTGGCGGTGCGACAGGGCGGCCTGCTGGCCACCTCGTTCCATCCGGAGCTGGCCGGCGACGCGCGGCTGCACGCGCTGTTCGTGGAGATCGTGAAGGAGCAAGTCCTATGA
- a CDS encoding YebC/PmpR family DNA-binding transcriptional regulator, protein MSGHSKWATTKHKKAVIDAKRGKLFAKLVKNIEVAARTGGGDPAGNPTLFDAIQKAKRTSVPIDNIDRAVKRGSGIEGAGVDYQSITYEGYGPGGVAVLVECLTDNRNRAASDVRTAMTRNGGNMADPGSVAYLFNRKGVVLVPKEGTTEDDVFAAVLDAGAEEVTDDGESFEVVSEPTDLVAVRTALQGAGIEYDSAEAQFVPSVTVPLDEDGARKVFRLVEALEELDDVQEVYANFDVSDEVLALVD, encoded by the coding sequence ATGAGCGGCCACTCCAAGTGGGCGACGACGAAGCACAAGAAGGCCGTGATCGATGCCAAGCGCGGCAAGCTGTTCGCCAAGCTGGTGAAGAACATCGAGGTCGCGGCGCGGACCGGCGGCGGTGACCCGGCCGGCAACCCGACGCTGTTCGACGCCATCCAGAAGGCGAAGCGCACCTCCGTCCCCATCGACAACATCGACCGCGCGGTCAAGCGCGGGTCCGGGATCGAGGGCGCCGGCGTCGACTACCAGTCGATCACGTACGAGGGGTACGGGCCGGGCGGCGTCGCGGTGCTGGTGGAGTGCCTGACCGACAACCGCAACCGGGCCGCCTCGGACGTGCGGACGGCGATGACCCGCAACGGCGGCAACATGGCCGACCCGGGCTCGGTGGCGTACCTGTTCAACCGCAAGGGCGTCGTGCTCGTACCCAAGGAGGGCACGACCGAGGACGACGTGTTCGCCGCGGTGCTCGATGCCGGCGCGGAGGAGGTCACCGACGACGGCGAGTCGTTCGAGGTCGTGAGCGAGCCGACCGACCTGGTCGCGGTACGGACGGCGCTGCAGGGCGCGGGCATCGAGTACGACTCGGCCGAGGCCCAGTTCGTGCCGAGCGTGACGGTGCCGCTGGACGAGGACGGCGCCCGCAAGGTGTTCCGCCTGGTCGAGGCGCTCGAGGAGCTCGACGACGTCCAGGAGGTCTACGCCAACTTCGACGTCTCCGACGAGGTCCTGGCCCTGGTCGACTGA
- a CDS encoding aromatic ring-hydroxylating dioxygenase subunit alpha, producing the protein MDRAPLDPAALDAVVRPLAAARTLPGAAYGSPEVFDWEQAHFFAGGWVCAGRADALAAPGDQRAVTVGGSSLLLVRDNDGVLRGWFNVCRHRGHELLEPGSSRKGRAIRCPYHGWVYGLGGECRAMPRFGKDSDDGIDRSAFGLVAARVEQWQGWVFANVSGEAPPLAEHLGNAAMVVDGYDVSRLRLGTRHEYEVAANWKVIVENYLECYHCAPIHPELCEVTPPESGLGYPVSPVGAWTGGPLALREGVQTMSLDGRSLGVPIPGLPAAKARVVGYAALLPGLLISAHPDYLMTHRLEPLAAARTRVECTWYFPPEAWERPGFDPAYAADFWDLVNRQDWAACESVQRNTSSPGWRPGPFSPWETDVHAVMAAVARGYETGRLGPV; encoded by the coding sequence GTGGATCGCGCCCCCCTCGACCCGGCCGCGCTGGACGCGGTCGTCCGCCCGCTGGCCGCGGCCCGCACGCTGCCGGGGGCGGCGTACGGGTCGCCGGAGGTCTTCGACTGGGAGCAGGCACACTTCTTCGCCGGCGGCTGGGTCTGCGCCGGGCGGGCCGACGCGCTCGCGGCGCCGGGCGACCAGCGCGCGGTCACCGTCGGCGGCAGCTCGCTGCTGCTGGTCCGGGACAACGACGGCGTCCTGCGGGGCTGGTTCAACGTCTGCCGGCACCGCGGGCACGAGCTGCTGGAACCGGGCAGCAGCCGCAAGGGCCGGGCGATCCGCTGCCCGTACCACGGCTGGGTCTACGGGCTGGGCGGCGAGTGCCGGGCCATGCCCCGCTTCGGCAAGGACTCCGACGACGGCATCGACCGCAGCGCGTTCGGGCTGGTCGCAGCACGGGTCGAGCAGTGGCAGGGCTGGGTGTTCGCGAACGTCTCCGGGGAGGCCCCGCCGCTGGCCGAGCACCTCGGGAACGCGGCCATGGTCGTCGACGGCTACGACGTGTCGCGGCTGCGGCTCGGCACCCGGCACGAGTACGAGGTCGCGGCCAACTGGAAGGTCATCGTCGAGAACTACCTGGAGTGCTACCACTGCGCGCCGATCCACCCGGAGCTCTGCGAGGTCACCCCGCCCGAGTCCGGCCTGGGCTACCCGGTGTCGCCGGTCGGGGCCTGGACCGGGGGGCCGCTGGCGCTGCGCGAGGGCGTGCAGACGATGTCGCTGGACGGGCGCAGCCTCGGCGTGCCGATCCCGGGGCTGCCGGCGGCGAAGGCCCGCGTGGTCGGGTACGCGGCGCTGCTGCCGGGCCTGCTGATCAGCGCGCACCCGGACTACCTCATGACGCACCGGCTGGAGCCGCTCGCGGCCGCCCGGACCCGGGTCGAGTGCACCTGGTACTTCCCGCCCGAGGCCTGGGAGCGCCCCGGCTTCGACCCGGCGTACGCGGCCGACTTCTGGGATCTGGTCAACCGGCAGGACTGGGCCGCCTGCGAGTCCGTGCAGCGCAACACGAGCTCACCGGGCTGGCGCCCGGGCCCGTTCTCCCCCTGGGAAACCGACGTCCACGCCGTCATGGCAGCAGTAGCCCGTGGCTACGAAACCGGCCGCCTCGGCCCCGTCTGA
- the ruvC gene encoding crossover junction endodeoxyribonuclease RuvC, producing the protein MRVLGVDPGLTRCGVGVVEGSAGRPMRLVHVSVLRTPADAELADRLLALAAGLDAAVAAHRPDVVAVERVFSQHNVRTVMGTAQAAALAVLAAARAGVPVALHTPSEVKAAVTGSGRADKAQVGIMVTRLLKLTEQPKPADAADALALAICQLWRGPAQTRLAAAVAKERA; encoded by the coding sequence GTGCGGGTGCTGGGCGTCGACCCGGGGCTGACCCGGTGCGGCGTCGGCGTCGTCGAGGGGTCGGCGGGGCGGCCGATGCGGCTGGTCCACGTCTCGGTCCTGCGTACCCCGGCCGACGCCGAGCTGGCCGACCGGCTGCTCGCCCTCGCCGCCGGCCTGGACGCGGCCGTGGCGGCGCACCGGCCGGACGTGGTGGCGGTCGAGCGCGTCTTCAGCCAGCACAACGTCCGTACGGTCATGGGTACGGCGCAGGCGGCCGCGCTGGCGGTGCTCGCCGCGGCCCGGGCCGGCGTCCCGGTCGCGTTGCACACCCCCAGCGAGGTCAAGGCCGCGGTCACCGGCTCCGGCCGGGCCGACAAGGCGCAGGTCGGGATCATGGTGACCCGGCTGCTCAAGCTCACCGAGCAGCCCAAGCCGGCCGACGCCGCCGACGCGCTCGCCCTCGCGATCTGCCAGCTCTGGCGCGGCCCGGCCCAGACCCGACTGGCCGCCGCAGTGGCGAAGGAGCGGGCGTGA
- the ruvA gene encoding Holliday junction branch migration protein RuvA: protein MIASVHGQVAAVSAAGAVVEVGGVGLAVSCTPGTLARLRVGQPARLSTSLVVREDSLTLYGFSDDDERSIFELLLTASGVGPRLAQAVLSVLPPTEVRRAVATADVPALTRVPGIGKKGAERLVLELRDKIGAIEAGDQAGPGGTTATAPWRDQVGQALVSLGWTAKEADEAVTVVAPEADGTPDVPALLRAALRVLSPR, encoded by the coding sequence GTGATCGCGAGCGTGCACGGGCAGGTCGCGGCGGTCAGCGCGGCCGGCGCCGTGGTCGAGGTCGGGGGAGTGGGCCTGGCCGTCTCCTGCACCCCCGGCACGCTGGCCCGGCTCCGCGTCGGCCAGCCCGCCCGGCTGTCCACCAGCCTGGTCGTCCGCGAGGACTCCCTGACCCTGTACGGCTTCTCCGACGACGACGAGCGCTCGATCTTCGAGCTGCTGCTGACCGCCAGCGGCGTCGGCCCCCGGCTGGCCCAGGCCGTCCTGAGCGTGCTGCCGCCGACCGAGGTCCGCCGCGCGGTCGCCACCGCGGACGTGCCCGCGCTGACCCGGGTGCCCGGCATCGGCAAGAAGGGCGCCGAGCGGCTGGTCCTGGAGCTGCGGGACAAGATCGGCGCGATCGAGGCCGGGGACCAGGCCGGGCCGGGCGGGACGACGGCCACCGCGCCCTGGCGGGACCAGGTCGGCCAGGCCCTGGTGAGCCTCGGCTGGACCGCGAAGGAGGCCGACGAGGCCGTCACCGTGGTCGCGCCCGAGGCCGACGGCACCCCGGACGTCCCGGCCCTGCTGCGGGCCGCGCTACGGGTGCTGAGCCCGCGATGA
- the ruvB gene encoding Holliday junction branch migration DNA helicase RuvB has translation MTVAEPDVASPYAEGDEREVEAALRPRKLEDFVGQPKVREQLGLVLTSALRRGRPPDHILFSGAPGLGKTSLALIVAAELGAGIRVTSGPAIERAGDLAAILTALGDGDVLFVDEIHRIARPAEELLYIAMEDFRVDVIVGKGPGATAIPLEVAPFTLVGATTRAGLLTGPLRDRFGFVGHMDFYEPDELEQVLVRSAGLLGVRLEPDGADEIAGRSRGTPRIANRLLRRVRDYAEVRADGVIDREIARAGLTVYDVDDLGLDRLDRAVLDALVRRFGGGPVGVSTLAVAVGEEQRTVEEVAEPYLVRAGLLARTPRGRVATPAAWTHLGLTPPGPGSALLFE, from the coding sequence GTGACGGTGGCTGAACCGGACGTCGCCAGCCCGTACGCGGAGGGGGACGAGCGTGAGGTCGAGGCCGCCCTCCGGCCGCGCAAGCTGGAGGACTTCGTCGGCCAGCCCAAGGTCCGCGAGCAGCTCGGCCTGGTCCTCACCAGCGCGCTGCGCCGTGGCCGCCCGCCCGACCACATCCTGTTCTCCGGCGCGCCCGGCCTGGGCAAGACCAGCCTGGCTCTGATCGTCGCGGCCGAGCTGGGGGCCGGGATCCGGGTCACCAGCGGCCCGGCGATCGAACGGGCCGGCGACCTGGCCGCGATCCTCACCGCGCTCGGCGACGGCGACGTGCTGTTCGTGGACGAGATCCACCGCATCGCCCGGCCGGCCGAGGAGCTCCTCTACATCGCGATGGAGGACTTCCGGGTCGACGTCATCGTCGGCAAGGGCCCGGGCGCGACCGCGATCCCGCTCGAGGTCGCGCCGTTCACGCTGGTCGGTGCGACCACCCGGGCCGGCCTGCTGACCGGCCCGCTGCGGGACCGCTTCGGCTTCGTCGGCCACATGGACTTCTACGAGCCGGACGAGCTGGAGCAGGTGCTGGTCCGCTCGGCCGGTCTGCTCGGGGTCCGGCTGGAGCCCGACGGCGCGGACGAGATCGCCGGCCGGTCCCGCGGCACCCCGCGGATCGCCAACCGGCTGCTGCGCCGGGTCCGCGACTACGCCGAGGTCCGGGCCGACGGCGTGATCGACCGGGAGATCGCCCGCGCCGGCCTGACCGTGTACGACGTCGACGACCTCGGCCTGGACCGGCTGGACCGGGCGGTGCTCGACGCGCTCGTGCGGCGCTTCGGCGGCGGTCCGGTCGGCGTGTCCACGCTCGCGGTCGCGGTCGGGGAGGAGCAGCGGACCGTCGAGGAGGTCGCCGAGCCGTACCTGGTCCGGGCCGGCCTGCTGGCCCGGACCCCGCGCGGCCGGGTGGCCACGCCGGCGGCCTGGACGCACCTCGGCCTCACCCCACCGGGGCCGGGATCGGCACTACTGTTCGAGTGA
- the yajC gene encoding preprotein translocase subunit YajC, translated as MSELVPLLFIAIAVVFLLVLPMRQRNRAVQRAQQLQAGLLPGTEVMTTSGLHATVVSLGDDTVDLEISPGVTVRWAKAAIAEVRSPVVAPEPAEADSTEPDVR; from the coding sequence ATGTCTGAGCTAGTCCCGCTGTTGTTCATCGCGATCGCGGTGGTGTTCCTGCTGGTCCTGCCGATGCGCCAGCGCAACCGCGCGGTGCAGCGGGCCCAGCAGCTGCAGGCCGGCCTGTTGCCCGGAACCGAGGTGATGACGACCTCGGGGCTCCATGCAACGGTCGTGTCCCTCGGCGACGACACCGTCGACCTGGAGATCTCGCCCGGGGTGACGGTCCGCTGGGCCAAGGCCGCCATCGCCGAGGTGAGGTCGCCGGTCGTCGCGCCCGAGCCGGCCGAGGCCGACAGCACCGAGCCCGACGTGCGCTAG